In Polyangiaceae bacterium, the DNA window GCACGCCTGGCCGGTGACGGTGGACCACGCCCACGCGCGCATCACGCGCATCGACGGAGAGCAAGCTCGAACCCTACCGGGCGTCGTGCTGGTGCTGGGCGAGAGCGACGTCCCGGGAGAAAACCAGGTGGGCGCCTCGCGCCCCGACGAGCCGCTGTTCCCGAGCGAGGTGATGTTCCACGGCCAGGCCGTAGCGTGGGTCATCGCCGAGAGCGAAGAGCAAGCGCGCCTGGCCGCCGCGGCGGTGAAGGTGGAGACCGAACCGCTGCCTGCGCTGCTCGACATCGAAAGCGCGATCGCCGCCGAGAGCTTCCTGACGGATCCCCTCACCATTCGCCGCGGCGATCCCGACGCCGCGCTGGCCAAGGCGCCCCAGCGCCTGAGCGGGGAGATCCACATCGGCGGCCAGGAGCACTTCTACCTGGAGACCCACGCCGCCTTCGCGGTGATGGACGAGACCGGACACCTCCTGGTCCACTCCAGCACGCAGCACCCCACCGAAACTCAGGAGATCGTCGCCCGCGTGATGGGCGTTCCGAGTCACGCCGTCACCGTGCAGTCCCTGCGCATGGGCGGCGCCTTCGGTGGCAAGGAGGTGCAGGCCAACGCGTTCGCCGCCGTGGCCGCCATCGCCTGCCACAAGACCGGCCGCCCGGTGCGCGTGCGGCTGGATCGCCTGCGCGACATGACCCTGAGCGGCAAGCGCCACCCGTTCCTGGGCCGCTTCGACGTGGGCTTCGACGACCAGGGCAAGCTCCTGGCAGCGAAGTTCGCGCTCTTCGCCGACGGCGGCTGGAGCTTGGATCTGACGGAGCCCATCGTGTACCGCGCGATGTTCCACGTCGACAATTGCTACGCCATCCCCGACGTCGAGGTGGTGGGCCGCGGGGTGCGCACCCACAAGACGTCGCAGACCGCGTTCCGTGGCTTCGGTGGTCCCCAGGGCATGGTGGTGATCGAAGAAGTGCTGGACCGCATCGCCCGCACCCTGGGTCTCGCGCCGGAGGACGTGCGGCGCAGAAATTTCTACAGCGAGGGCGACCAGACGCACTACGCCGAAGACGTGCGCGACGCCGAGCGCATCGAACGCATCTGGACGCAGCTTTCCAAGAGTAGTGACTACGCGGCGCGGAAGCAGGAGATCGCGAAGTTCAACGCGGCGAGCCAACACAAAAAGAAAGGGCTGGCCATCACCCCCGTTAAGTTCGGCATCTCCTTCACGGCCACGTTCTTCAATCAAGCCGGCGCGCTGGTGTTGGTGTACGCCGACGGCAGCGTGCAGGTGAACCACGGCGGCA includes these proteins:
- the xdhB gene encoding xanthine dehydrogenase molybdopterin binding subunit; this encodes MKALGSAISHESARGHVTGDALYTDDLALRHPGALHAWPVTVDHAHARITRIDGEQARTLPGVVLVLGESDVPGENQVGASRPDEPLFPSEVMFHGQAVAWVIAESEEQARLAAAAVKVETEPLPALLDIESAIAAESFLTDPLTIRRGDPDAALAKAPQRLSGEIHIGGQEHFYLETHAAFAVMDETGHLLVHSSTQHPTETQEIVARVMGVPSHAVTVQSLRMGGAFGGKEVQANAFAAVAAIACHKTGRPVRVRLDRLRDMTLSGKRHPFLGRFDVGFDDQGKLLAAKFALFADGGWSLDLTEPIVYRAMFHVDNCYAIPDVEVVGRGVRTHKTSQTAFRGFGGPQGMVVIEEVLDRIARTLGLAPEDVRRRNFYSEGDQTHYAEDVRDAERIERIWTQLSKSSDYAARKQEIAKFNAASQHKKKGLAITPVKFGISFTATFFNQAGALVLVYADGSVQVNHGGTEMGQGLHTKMLQVAAHTLGVSLDAVRMMPTRTDKVPNTSATAASSGSDLNGAAVKAACETIRERLAGVAALELGVSAEDVAFEDGQVFARGEPEKKLAFSDVTHRAYMARIPLFSSGFYRTPEIYFDKASGTGKPFHYYAYGAAVTEVEVDGFTGMYDVTRVDILHDVGDSLSPLVDRGQVEGGFIQGLGWLTLEELRWDDQGRFATRGASTYKLPGLGECPPVFNVELLERAAEPTVVYGSKAVGEPPFMLALSGREALRDAVSAFGNGGIVELGCPSTPEAVYFAIERLRATSEKSRAAQ